A window from Onychostoma macrolepis isolate SWU-2019 chromosome 07, ASM1243209v1, whole genome shotgun sequence encodes these proteins:
- the nlgn2a gene encoding neuroligin-2a isoform X3: protein MLFIHGGSYMEGTGNMFDASVLAAYGNVIVVTMNYRLGVLGFLSTGDQSAKGNYGLLDQIQALRWLNENIGHFGGDPERITIFGSGAGASCVNLLILSHHSEGLFQRAIAQSGSAISSWSISYQPLKYTKILARKVGCTYGETADLVDCLRRKNFRELVDQDIQPARYHIAFGPVMDGDVVPDDPEILMQQGEFLNYDLLIGVNQGEGLKFVDEGGTESEEGISAAAFDYTISNFVDNLYGYPKGKDILRETIKFMYTDWADRDNGEMRRKTLLALFTDHQWVAPAVATAKLHAEYQSPVYFYTFYHHCQTETRPEWADAAHGDEIPYVFGVPMIGATDLFPCNFSKNDVMLSAVVMTYWTNFAKTGDPNLPVPQDTKFIHTKPNRFEEVIWTKFNSKDKQYLHIGLKPRIRDNYRANKVAFWLELVPHLHNLHEEVFSTATTRLPPGTARTPHWKGQGPRTTRHPIPTFPSEPDPDSSEPPRFPPFPSDTRDYSTELSVTVAVGASLLFLNILAFAALYYKRDKRHEVRRHRLSPQRGVPANDLAHSQEEEIMSLQMKHSEHDAHHDMEPLRPHDILRPACPPDYTLALRRAPDDVPLMTANTITMIPSTITGMQPLHAFNTFPTTTGHNNTLPHPHSTTRV from the exons GTTTTCTTAGCACAGGAGATCAGTCTGCTAAAGGGAACTATGGCCTGTTGGATCAAATCCAGGCCTTGCGTTGGCTGAATGAGAATATTGGACACTTCGGTGGCGATCCTGAACGGATCACTATCTTTGGATCTGGGGCTGGAGCATCTTGTGTCAACCTACTCATCCTGTCCCACCACTCTGAGG GCCTGTTTCAGAGAGCCATTGCTCAGAGTGGTTCAGCCATCTCCAGCTGGTCCATTAGCTACCAGCCCTTGAAGTACACTAAGATTCTGGCCCGTAAAGTGGGATGCACATATGGGGAGACCGCAGACCTGGTGGACTGTCTCCGCAGGAAAAATTTCAGAGAGTTGGTGGATCAGGACATCCAGCCGGCCCGCTACCACATTGCATTTGGACCTGTGATGGACGGAGACGTTGTGCCAGATGACCCCGAGATCCTGATGCAGCAG GGGGAGTTCTTGAACTACGACCTTCTGATTGGTGTAAATCAAGGAGAGGGGCTGAAGTTTGTGGATGAGGGGGGCACTGAGAGTGAAGAGGGCATTTCAGCTGCAGCTTTTGACTACACCATCTCCAACTTTGTGGATAACCTCTATGGATATCCTAAAG GTAAAGACATCTTGAGGGAGACTATTAAGTTCATGTACACAGACTGGGCAGACCGAGACAATGGGGAAATGCGGCGCAAGACTCTCCTGGCATTATTCACTGATCACCAGTGGGTGGCGCCAGCCGTCGCTACTGCCAAGCTCCACGCGGAGTACCAGTCTCCCGTGTACTTCTACACCTTCTATCACCACTGCCAAACAGAGACTCGGCCCGAATGGGCAGACGCTGCACACGGGGATGAGATACCATATGTGTTTGGTGTGCCCATGATCGGAGCGACAGACCTCTTCCCTTGCAACTTTTCCAAAAATGATGTTATGCTTAGCGCTGTGGTGATGACATACTGGACCAACTTTGCCAAGACCGG GGATCCCAACTTGCCTGTTCCTCAGGACACCAAGTTCATCCACACCAAGCCCAACCGCTTTGAGGAAGTGATCTGGACCAAGTTCAACTCCAAAGACAAGCAGTATCTCCACATTGGCCTGAAGCCGCGCATCCGGGACAACTACCGAGCAAATAAGGTTGCCTTCTGGCTGGAACTGGTTCCTCACCTCCACAACCTTCACGAGGAGGTCTTCAGCACCGCCACAACCCGGCTGCCTCCAGGAACCGCCCGTACCCCACACTGGAAGGGTCAGGGACCCCGAACGACACGCCATCCCATCCCAACCTTCCCTTCAGAACCGGACCCAGACAGCTCAGAGCCCCCTCGATTCCCTCCCTTCCCAAGCGACACCCGGGACTACTCTACAGAACTGAGCGTGACGGTAGCTGTCGGCGCATCGCTCCTCTTCCTCAACATCCTTGCCTTCGCCGCACTTTACTACAAACGCGACAAACGGCACGAGGTGCGACGGCACCGCTTGTCCCCGCAGCGAGGCGTACCTGCTAATGACTTAGCACACAGCCAAGAGGAAGAGATCATGTCCCTGCAAATGAAGCACTCGGAGCACGACGCCCACCACGACATGGAGCCGTTGCGACCGCATGATATTTTACGCCCCGCATGCCCACCCGACTACACACTGGCACTGAGGCGGGCGCCCGACGATGTTCCGCTCATGACCGCCAATACTATCACCATGATTCCCAGCACCATTACTGGCATGCAACCCCTCCATGCCTTCAACACCTTCCCTACAACCaccggccacaacaacaccttACCCCACCCTCACTCCACCACCCGTGTATAG
- the si:dkey-85k7.12 gene encoding LOW QUALITY PROTEIN: interferon-induced very large GTPase 1 (The sequence of the model RefSeq protein was modified relative to this genomic sequence to represent the inferred CDS: inserted 1 base in 1 codon): MDCPSEEEEFAEASEYLEDEQQTFTSGADAVESYQKEDFSKLQDIPAPNEISVQLIGTNSVTLAWDSPDNISTFDLTYYSLTSTKTSTITNSSTIEVEDLCPATEYTFNLVSVSDNGERSVEVKVTACTRPVPPENFKVESVGTTSVSLIWDASGCEENTFHVTCSQNGRSFQEEITNSRTVAFCDLSPGKKCSFHITKVLPNGNRSKEAVTYAQTKTNIQSLLQDLGLEKYYPNKLSLSDVLQIEKRSVIDEPAQSLSSLPWLFLKKLMMVNVTARGVKYSCDESEDLSSLDFYNESFDFLNDQNGSVNPLDIMCALFLCSDGFLQQEMVSKMSMCQFSVPLLLPNSDTQQCMFMLWAMRDIVKKCRPHSLSDPRGFVEERIVHFELPLVSFVRLGDCSISKSQILNKLLSNPQQYHDTFVHRDMDCGDVPRKISNGLVEMSWYLPCGNKNIDVFPEPVAVANLRGDIRTFETEYSFLCQTSTAVFVFFDNLDTNYKLLTNQHVKAQFFLVGNVQKAFKREQLKRTVSEMSLKKNNIILKTNQNDANFVKNLHSSVNQIINNHSNKARLEGMDTIAHELGILVDEDIQECQEAKNNAHVLTKNIQDTLQFKETQLPLQGKIWKDLAKLEKEECRLRKAGDQNIETYKCDLQIKKTDLRKQQSKYDISEAMSCFVSALSSSNQERSYFLKWMRINLDNLSRKSLSILREQYKEKCQRFSENKEEIAQLDQQISNSSLGIEHFLREMGQLYEAAVSLPENLESRQQMLHLPRLCAELMLDGFPLELVDGDASNIPLRWVSDVLKYLNFLVQPNNKIMVVTVLGVQSTGKSTLLNTMFGVQFAVSSGRCTRGAFMQLIKVEEDIKKKLGCDYLVIIDTEGLKSPELAKLDDSHEHDNELATLVVGLSDITIINIAMENSTEMKDILQIVVHAFLRMKEIGKKPSCQFVHQNVADVSAHDKNMRDRKLLLEQLNEMTEAAAKMENKEDYKMFTDVMKYDPETCNWYIPGLWHGNPPMAPVNAGYSEAVYELKKNMIDVIGECKLKTSGNNITEFLEWTKSLWNAVKFENFIFSFRNSLVADAYMRLCTEFHKWEWSFKKDMHSWLIVAEIRVSNFEIVKLKSDKSDLKDLLCKLKQEAVTKLDSLEKTTMENLFKYFEQTEGHVYLVEKYKEDFVSSVKSLRRETESSLRTQLEAAVDIRRGMNNLDNIKKTFTDTMEKKVLGLLEELRKNNSSKSDAHMTDEQLDRYFGQIWQETLNELSFTGLKRRNIFDFVFWQLRENMKQKGSSVTEQLSRVNLMNCGTEVFKVTKEAFYKRWFKRMFNDNSAVDLQNLADNIIQTCSQFVQEKTAKHSDYHDTYIQEILHIIDDRFMSNKNIGFSDEFELSLKRHICGFXAREFQVMHDCFIKENDPRRCLDQYKNKYRNDFKDLFHDRDQCQRKAEEFTKLCLMPAVEAFIYSSLGPDIVDKMLQGKNAFQFSTRAFFQYSLLKQLLIEDKFEQYVKYISTYEGFAKGWILDQITKQFSNDHEVSELEECHLRGITNEILEAVKMAQNETNEDGIKGFIQCICRKLGQQLIIPKDALETVMVLNNASQEPFASWLTKSVEEMEQTLREQLKKVDIQVKLCMLKMKPQDELFKRVFGCGKQCPFCSAPCEAGGEAHTEHCASVHRPQGLGRYRYENNEKLVCNICSTDVHSEVNFKCFQTNYNYHPYKRYREIFPDWHIPADVSIQASDYWKYVMARFNTKFAGEYNAHPADIPLTWKSITKQEAENSLKESFSIK, from the exons ATGGACTGCCCCAGTGAGGAGGAA GAATTTGCAGAAGCTAGTGAATACCTTGAAGATGAACAACAAACATTTACTTCAGGAGCAGATGCTGTTGAGTCATATCAAAAAGAAGATTTTTCCAAGTTACAAG ATATCCCTGCACCAAATGAAATTTCAGTCCAGCTTATTGGAACCAATTCTGTTACTCTTGCTTGGGATAGTCCAGACAACATATCTACATTTGACTTGACCTACTACAGTCTCACATCTACAAAGACCTCTACTATCACAAACTCCTCAACCATAGAGGTGGAAGATCTGTGCCCAGCGACTGAGTACACTTTCAACCTTGTTTCAGTATCAGACAACGGAGAACGCAGTGTGGAAGTTAAAGTGACTGCGTGCACCA GGCCAGTCCCACCAGAAAACTTCAAGGTTGAGAGTGTGGGTACCACTTCGGTTTCTCTTATTTGGGATGCATCTGGCTGTGAGGAGAACACGTTTCATGTTACTTGCAGCCAGAATGGAAGAAGCTTTCAGGAAGAGATAACAAATTCAAGAACTGTGGCTTTCTGTGACCTAAGTCCTGGAAAGAAGTGCTCTTTTCACATTACTAAAGTGCTTCCAAATGGCAACAGAAGTAAAGAAGCAGTCACATATGCTCAAACCA aaacaaACATCCAGAGCCTTTTACAGGATCTGGGCTTGGAGAAGTACTACCCAAACAAACTCTCACTCAGCGATGTGCTACAGATTGAGAAGAGGTCAGTGATAGATGAGCCAGCCCAGTCTCTATCATCCTTACCATGGCTGTTCCTGAAGAAACTGATGATGGTGAATGTGACTGCAAGAGGAGTTAAATACTCATGTGATGAGAGTGAAGATTTGTCAAGCTTAGATTTTtacaatgaatcatttgattttctGAATGATCAGAATGGCAGTGTAAACCCTTTAGACATAATGTGCGCCCTTTTCCTTTGTTCAGATGGTTTCCTCCAACAGGAAATGGTCTCAAAAATGTCAATGTGTCAGTTCTCTGTTCCTCTGCTTCTTCCAAACTCTGACACTCAACAGTGTATGTTCATGCTTTGGGCAATGAGAGATATTGTGAAAAAATGTAGACCTCATTCCTTGTCAGACCCAAGAGGCTTTGTGGAGGAGAGAATTGTTCACTTTGAGCTCCCCCTAGTGTCTTTTGTTAGACTTGGTGATTGCAGCATCTCTAAATCTCAGATCTTAAACAAATTGCTTAGCAACCCTCAGCAGTATCATGACACTTTTGTACATCGTGATATGGATTGCGGAGACGTTCCAAGAAAGATATCAAATGGGTTAGTGGAGATGAGTTGGTATCTACCTTGTGGAAACAAAAACATTGATGTTTTTCCTGAACCCGTGGCTGTTGCAAACTTGAGAGGTGACATCAGGACCTTTGAAACAGAGTACTCATTCTTATGCCAGACCTCCACTGCAGTTTTTGTGTTCTTTGACAATCTGGACACAAACTACAAGCTACTCACCAACCAACATGTAAAagcacagttttttttagtAGGCAATGtacaaaaagcatttaaaagggAGCAGCTGAAAAGGACAGTTTCTGAAATGAGtttgaagaaaaacaacatCATTCTGAAGACCAATCAAAATGATGcaaattttgttaaaaatctgcATTCTTCAgtaaatcaaataattaataatcattCCAACAAAGCACGTCTGGAGGGAATGGACACCATAGCACATGAACTCGGAATTTTAGTTGATGAAGACATCCAGGAATGTCAGGAAGCAAAAAATAATGCGCATGtcttaacaaaaaatatacagGACACACTGCAGTTCAAAGAGACACAGCTTCCCCTTCAGGGTAAAATCTGGAAAGATTTGGCAAAACTGGAAAAAGAGGAATGCAGACTCCGGAAAGCTGGTGATCAAAACATAGAGACATACAAGTGTGATCTCCAGATTAAAAAGACTGATCTCAGGAAACAGCAGAGTAAATATGATATCTCAGAGGCCATGTCCTGCTTTGTTAGTGCACTATCAAGCTCAAACCAGGAGAGGTCCTACTTCTTGAAGTGGATGCGGATTAACCTTGACAATCTCTCCCGAAAAAGCCTCTCCATCCTCAGAGAGCAGTACAAAGAAAAGTGTCAAcgattttcagaaaacaaagaGGAAATTGCACAGCTTGACCAACAGATCTCTAACAGTTCTTTAGGCATAGAGCACTTCCTGCGTGAAATGGGCCAACTCTATGAAGCTGCGGTGTCGCTTCCAGAAAACTTAGAATCACGTCAACAGATGCTACATTTACCTCGGCTATGTGCTGAGCTGATGCTGGATGGCTTCCCTCTGGAACTTGTTGATGGAGATGCATCAAATATTCCTCTCAGATGGGTGAGTGATGTGCTAAAGTATTTGAACTTTTTGGTCCAgccaaataataaaatcatggtGGTCACAGTTTTAGGCGTCCAGAGCACAGGGAAGTCCACCTTGCTGAACACCATGTTTGGAGTTCAGTTTGCAGTCAGCAGTGGACGATGCACCAGAGGAGCTTTTATGCAGCTGATCAAAGTCGAAGAGGACATCAAGAAAAAACTTGGCTGTGATTATTTAGTGATAATTGACACAGAAGGTTTGAAATCCCCAGAGCTGGCAAAACTAGATGATAGCCATGAACATGACAATGAATTAGCCACACTTGTTGTTGGATTGAGTGATATCACAATCATTAACATTGCAATGGAGAATTCCACAGAGATGAAGGACATTTTACAGATTGTGGTCCATGCTTTTCTCAGAATGAAAGAAATAGGGAAAAAACCCAGTTGCCAATTTGTCCATCAAAATGTTGCTGATGTATCAGCCCATGACAAGAACATGAGAGACCGAAAGCTTCTGCTGGAGCAGCTGAATGAGATGACTGAGGCAGCTGCTAAAATGGAGAACAAGGaagattataaaatgtttactgATGTGATGAAGTATGATCCAGAGACTTGCAATTGGTATATTCCTGGACTCTGGCATGGAAATCCTCCAATGGCACCAGTGAATGCTGGCTACTCCGAGGCTGTCTATGAGCTTAAAAAGAACATGATTGATGTAATTGGAGAATGCAAACTCAAAACGTCTGGAAACAACATAACAGAATTTTTGGAGTGGACAAAAAGCTTGTGGAATGCAGTCAAATTTGAAAATTTCATATTTAGCTTCAGGAATAGCTTGGTGGCTGATGCATACATGAGACTGTGCACAGAATTTCATAAATGGGAATGGTCTTTCAAGAAGGATATGCATTCTTGGTTAATAGTAGCTGAAATCAGAGTGTCAAATTTTGAGATAGTCAAACTGAAATCAGACAAGTCAGATCTAAAAGATCTTTTATGCAAACTGAAACAAGAAGCTGTCACAAAGCTTGACTCATTGGAAAAGACCACAATGGAAAACCTTTTCAAATACTTTGAACAAACAGAGGGTCATGTCTACCTTGTGGAAAAGTACAAAGAAGACTTTGTGAGCAGTGTAAAATCTCTCAGGAGGGAAACCGAGAGCTCTCTGCGGACACAGCTTGAGGCAGCAGTGGACATTAGGAGAGGGATGAACAATCTGGATAACATCAAGAAAACATTCACTGATACAATGGAGAAAAAAGTGCTGGGCCTACTGGAGGAGTTACGCAAAAACAACAGCTCAAAAAGTGATGCACATATGACAGATGAGCAGCTTGACAGATATTTTGGACAAATATGGCAAGAAACATTAAATGAGCTGTCGTTTACTGGATTGAAGCGaagaaatatttttgatttcGTTTTTTGGCAACTTCGAGAAAACATGAAACAGAAGGGAAGTTCTGTCACTGAACAGTTAAGTAGAGTGAATCTGATGAACTGTGGAACAGAAGTGTTCAAAGTCACTAAAGAAGCCTTTTACAAAAGGTGGTTTAAACGCATGTTTAATGACAACTCTGCAGTGGACCTACAAAATTTAGCAGATAATATCATTCAGACATGCTCTCAGTTTGTCCAGGAGAAGACTGCAAAGCATTCTGATTACCATGACACCTACATTCAGGAGATCTTACACATAATTGATGACAGATTTATGTCCAACAAGAATATTGGGTTTTCAGATGAATTTGAACTGTCCTTGAAACGGCACATTTGTGGGT CTGCGAGAGAATTTCAAGTCATGCATGATTGTTTCATTAAGGAGAATGACCCACGTAGATGCCTTGatcagtataaaaacaaatatcgCAATGATTTCAAGGACCTGTTCCATGATCGCGATCAGTGTCAGAGAAAGGCTGAAGAATTCACTAAACTGTGCTTGATGCCTGCAGTTGAGGCATTCATCTACAGCTCCTTGGGTCCAGACATTGTTGACAAAATGCTTCAgggaaaaaatgcatttcaattcAGCACACGTGCATTTTTCCAGTACTCACTCCTAAAGCAACTTTTGATTGAAGATAAGTTTGAACAGTATGTGAAATACATTAGCACCTATGAAGGTTTTGCTAAGGGCTGGATATTAGATCAAATCACCAAACAGTTTTCGAATGACCATGAAGTGTCTGAGTTGGAGGAATGTCACCTTAGAGGAATCACAAATGAGATACTAGAGGCTGTCAAAATGGCACAGAATGAAACAAATGAAGATGGTATCAAAGGATTCATCCAGTGCATATGCAGGAAGCTTGGACAACAGCTTATAATTCCCAAAGATGCTCTAGAAACAGTGATGGTCCTAAACAATGCTTCTCAAGAGCCATTTGCAAGCTGGCTAACTAAATCTGTAGAAGAGATGGAACAGACACTGAGGGAACAACTGAAGAAAGTCGACATACAGGTCAAACTTTGCATGCTCAAAATGAAACCCCAGGATGAGCTCTTCAAGCGAGTGTTTGGATGTGGAAAACAGTGTCCATTCTGCAGTGCTCCATGTGAAGCTGGTGGAGAAGCCCACACTGAGCACTGTGCTTCAGTCCACAGACCTCAGGGACTTGGCCGATATAGAtatgaaaacaatgaaaaattagTGTGTAATATATGCTCAACAGATGTACACAGTGAAGTAAATTTTAAGTGTTTTCAAACTAATTATAACTATCATCCTTACAAAAGATACAGAGAAATCTTTCCAGACTGGCACATCCCTGCTGATGTTAGCATACAGGCCTCAGACTACTGGAAATATGTGATGGCCCGTTTCAACACTAAGTTTGCTGGAGAATACAATGCTCATCCTGCTGACATACCCTTGACCTGGAAATCCATCACAAAGCAGGAAGCAGAGAACAGCTTAAAGGAGTCTTTCAGcatcaaataa